In candidate division KSB1 bacterium, a single window of DNA contains:
- a CDS encoding 30S ribosomal protein S12, with protein MPTVQQLIRSRREPAKYKTAAPALVRCPQRRGVCTRVYTTTPKKPNSALRKVARVKLTNGIVVTAYIPGEGHNLQEHSIVMIRGGRVKDLPGVRYHIIRGILDTAGVDGRRQGRSKYGTKKKAAPAAKGGAPKKK; from the coding sequence TTGCCAACTGTTCAGCAGTTAATACGTTCACGGCGGGAGCCAGCCAAGTATAAGACTGCGGCCCCCGCGCTCGTGCGGTGCCCGCAGCGCCGCGGGGTTTGTACCCGAGTCTATACGACGACCCCCAAGAAGCCGAATTCGGCACTGCGCAAGGTTGCCCGTGTCAAGCTGACCAATGGCATTGTGGTCACGGCCTACATTCCGGGCGAAGGCCACAACTTGCAGGAACATTCGATTGTGATGATCCGGGGAGGGCGTGTCAAGGACCTCCCGGGAGTTCGCTACCACATCATCCGCGGGATCCTCGATACGGCAGGGGTGGATGGCCGCAGGCAGGGCCGCTCCAAGTACGGGACCAAGAAGAAGGCTGCTCCGGCCGCCAAGGGTGGAGCCCCAAAGAAGAAGTAA
- the rplD gene encoding 50S ribosomal protein L4, whose protein sequence is MKLPVYKQDGSKSADSVELPDAMLQVEPNDHAIWLAVRSEQAAQRQGTAKTKIRKYVRGGGRKPFKQKGRGVARQGTSRSPLMPGGGTIFGPVPHKYHVGVGDKVKKIARLSALVHKAKADKIRIVEDFTMSAPRTKSVTGLFKALGLDAERVLVLTPEYDLNLAKSVRNVTRAHAQKAEAASTLDLMNCSTIVLQKSALPKLLKVLGHAA, encoded by the coding sequence ATGAAACTTCCCGTTTATAAACAAGACGGCTCCAAGTCCGCCGACAGTGTTGAACTGCCGGATGCGATGCTGCAGGTTGAGCCTAACGATCACGCGATCTGGCTGGCCGTGCGCAGCGAGCAAGCCGCGCAGCGCCAGGGTACCGCGAAGACCAAGATCCGCAAGTACGTGCGCGGCGGCGGCCGGAAGCCGTTCAAGCAGAAAGGCCGTGGGGTGGCCCGGCAGGGCACGAGCCGCTCGCCCTTGATGCCTGGCGGCGGTACGATTTTCGGGCCGGTACCCCATAAGTACCATGTCGGGGTCGGCGACAAGGTGAAGAAGATCGCCCGGCTGAGCGCGCTGGTGCATAAGGCAAAGGCCGACAAGATCCGAATTGTGGAAGATTTCACGATGAGCGCGCCGCGGACCAAATCCGTGACCGGTCTGTTCAAAGCGCTGGGACTCGACGCCGAACGCGTGCTCGTACTGACTCCGGAATACGATTTGAATCTGGCCAAGAGCGTGCGCAATGTTACCAGGGCCCATGCGCAAAAGGCTGAAGCAGCGTCAACGCTGGACCTGATGAACTGCTCGACGATCGTCTTACAGAAGAGCGCGCTGCCCAAACTGTTGAAGGTGCTCGGCCATGCTGCATAA
- the fusA gene encoding elongation factor G translates to MIRNIGIMAHIDAGKTTTTERILFYTGRLHRIGEVHEGAATMDWMEQEKERGITITSAATTCQWRDHRVNIIDTPGHVDFTVEVERSLRVLDGAVALFCAVGGVEPQSETVWRQANRYEVPRLCFVNKMDRSGADFFRAVEMIRTRLHANPVPIAIPVGAADLFQGVIDLITFKEIVWVDDSHGMHFETFDVPKDMYDTAHHWREKMLESISDYDDHLMEKFLNGEPIEPGEIRAALRKATCDLKIFPVLCGASFKNKGVQMLLDGVVDYLPSPLDKGSVVGINPKTDEEEERQPDVNAPFAALAFKIATDPYVGKLTFIRVYSGKLDAGSQVLNMKTGKKERVSRLLHMHANKREDVTEMIAGDIGAAVGLSTVRTGDTLCFESHQIVLERMEFPMPVIEIAIEPKTKGDQDRISESLAKLAEEDPTFRVGFNDETGQTVIAGMGELHLEIIVDRLLREFKCDAVVGRPQVAYREGIRKTAHENHKFAKQSGGRGQYGHVVIDIEPAPTGSGLIFDNKIVGGAIPKEYIPAINKGLDEAMKTGVLAGYPLLDIKVSLVDGSYHEVDSNEMAFKIAASMAMKEAVRKADPVLREPIMKVEVVTPDTYMGSVVGDLNSRRGRINEMHPRSDGQVVTAMVPLAEMFGYATALRSNTQGRAIFSMVFDHYADVPKSVAEAILEKK, encoded by the coding sequence ATGATCCGCAATATCGGGATCATGGCCCACATCGACGCCGGCAAGACGACGACGACCGAACGCATCCTGTTCTATACGGGACGCCTGCACCGCATCGGCGAAGTGCATGAAGGCGCCGCGACCATGGACTGGATGGAGCAGGAAAAAGAGCGCGGGATCACGATCACCTCCGCGGCGACGACCTGCCAGTGGCGGGATCACCGGGTGAACATCATCGACACGCCGGGGCACGTGGATTTCACGGTCGAGGTCGAGCGCTCGTTGCGAGTTCTGGACGGCGCGGTGGCGCTGTTCTGCGCGGTGGGCGGCGTGGAGCCGCAGTCGGAAACGGTGTGGCGCCAGGCCAACCGCTACGAGGTCCCGCGCCTCTGTTTTGTCAACAAGATGGACCGCTCGGGCGCGGATTTCTTCCGCGCCGTCGAGATGATTCGGACGCGGCTGCACGCGAACCCGGTGCCGATCGCGATTCCGGTGGGGGCCGCCGACCTGTTCCAAGGGGTGATTGACTTGATCACCTTCAAAGAAATCGTCTGGGTCGATGATTCCCATGGCATGCACTTCGAGACGTTCGACGTGCCGAAGGACATGTACGATACCGCCCACCACTGGCGCGAAAAGATGCTGGAGTCGATCTCCGATTACGACGATCACCTGATGGAGAAATTCCTGAACGGTGAGCCGATCGAGCCGGGAGAGATTCGCGCCGCGCTGCGCAAGGCGACCTGCGACCTGAAGATTTTCCCGGTACTGTGCGGCGCGTCCTTCAAGAATAAGGGCGTGCAGATGTTGCTGGATGGCGTGGTGGACTACCTGCCGTCACCGTTGGACAAGGGATCGGTGGTCGGAATCAATCCCAAGACCGACGAGGAGGAGGAGCGCCAGCCGGATGTCAATGCACCGTTCGCGGCCCTGGCCTTCAAGATCGCGACGGATCCCTATGTTGGCAAGCTGACCTTCATCCGCGTGTATTCGGGCAAGCTGGACGCGGGCAGTCAGGTGCTCAACATGAAGACCGGCAAGAAGGAACGGGTGTCGCGCCTGTTGCACATGCATGCCAATAAGCGCGAAGACGTTACGGAAATGATCGCAGGCGATATCGGAGCCGCGGTGGGACTATCGACCGTTCGCACGGGGGATACGTTGTGCTTTGAGTCGCACCAGATCGTGCTGGAACGGATGGAATTCCCAATGCCGGTGATTGAGATCGCGATCGAGCCCAAGACGAAAGGCGATCAGGATCGGATTTCCGAATCGCTGGCCAAGTTGGCCGAGGAAGACCCGACCTTCCGGGTCGGATTCAACGACGAAACCGGGCAGACGGTGATCGCCGGCATGGGCGAGCTGCACCTGGAGATTATCGTGGACCGGCTGTTGCGCGAATTCAAATGCGATGCGGTCGTGGGTCGGCCGCAGGTCGCGTATCGCGAAGGGATTCGCAAGACCGCGCACGAAAACCACAAGTTCGCCAAGCAGTCGGGCGGTCGCGGTCAGTACGGTCACGTGGTGATCGACATTGAACCCGCCCCAACCGGCAGCGGCTTGATATTTGACAATAAAATCGTCGGTGGCGCGATTCCAAAGGAATACATCCCGGCGATCAATAAGGGTCTCGACGAGGCGATGAAAACCGGTGTGCTGGCGGGTTACCCGCTGCTGGACATCAAGGTCTCGCTGGTCGATGGCTCCTATCACGAAGTTGACTCGAACGAAATGGCCTTTAAGATTGCGGCATCGATGGCGATGAAGGAAGCGGTCCGCAAGGCCGATCCGGTGTTGCGCGAGCCGATCATGAAGGTCGAAGTCGTGACTCCCGATACCTATATGGGTAGTGTGGTTGGCGATTTGAATTCGCGGCGCGGCCGCATCAACGAGATGCACCCGCGCTCGGACGGCCAGGTTGTGACCGCTATGGTTCCGCTCGCCGAAATGTTCGGCTACGCGACTGCGCTGCGCTCCAACACTCAGGGTCGAGCCATTTTCTCGATGGTGTTCGATCATTATGCGGACGTACCGAAGTCGGTGGCCGAAGCCATCCTCGAGAAGAAGTAG
- the rplC gene encoding 50S ribosomal protein L3, with amino-acid sequence MIGMLGKKVGMTQIFDEKGTAVPVTVIELGPNQITNIRTRADHGYEAVCLGFGQKRDKLVVKPLKGHYKKLGLTAPKVEREVRDMPAEGKRIGDSLKCDVFKLGDRVKVSGVSKGRGFAGVIRRHHFSSVVDSHGTHEFFRHGGAIGAHTFPGRVWKGLRMAGRMGADNVTVKNLKVVRVDVDANLIMVKGAIPGPNKGLVLVRK; translated from the coding sequence ATGATCGGAATGCTCGGGAAAAAGGTCGGCATGACCCAAATCTTCGACGAGAAGGGCACGGCAGTGCCCGTCACCGTCATTGAGTTGGGGCCGAACCAGATCACCAATATCCGTACGCGGGCCGATCACGGCTACGAAGCGGTCTGTCTCGGCTTCGGTCAGAAGCGTGACAAGCTCGTGGTGAAGCCGCTCAAGGGCCACTACAAGAAGCTGGGCCTGACGGCGCCGAAAGTCGAGCGCGAAGTCCGCGACATGCCCGCCGAGGGCAAGCGGATCGGTGACTCCCTGAAGTGCGACGTGTTCAAGCTCGGCGACCGGGTCAAGGTGTCCGGCGTTTCCAAGGGCCGCGGCTTCGCGGGTGTCATTCGCCGGCATCATTTCTCCTCGGTCGTGGACAGTCACGGTACGCATGAATTCTTCCGTCACGGCGGCGCGATCGGCGCGCACACATTCCCCGGTCGAGTGTGGAAAGGGTTGCGCATGGCGGGGCGCATGGGAGCCGACAACGTGACCGTCAAGAATCTTAAAGTGGTTCGCGTCGATGTGGACGCGAACCTGATCATGGTCAAGGGCGCGATTCCCGGACCGAACAAGGGCTTAGTGCTGGTTCGTAAGTAG
- the rpoC gene encoding DNA-directed RNA polymerase subunit beta' has translation MLPLYATDEVEQGNFSKISISLASPDTILSWSHGEVTKPETINYRSYKPEKDGLFCEKIFGPVKDWECHCGKYRGIRYKGIVCDRCGVEVTKKDVRRKRMGHISLAVPVVHIWYFRSLPSKISYVLNISTRDLERIIYYESFAVIQPGRSALRRKDLLSEAEYLDVIAELGPQEDVPAEERFVAKMGGEAVRDLLATEEIDTIAGELRAQIKTETSAQRKHDAIKKLRVIEAFKDQDASNFNRPEWMVMSVVPVVPPDLRPLVPLEGGRFATSDLNDLYRRVIIRNNRLKRLIEIRAPEVILRNEKRMLQEAVDSLFDNGRKSVAVRSDGNRPLKSLSDNLKGKQGRFRQNLLGKRVDYSGRSVIVVGPELRLYQCGLPKDMAVELFKPFIIRKLIEYEHTKTVKSAKRLVERKTDEVWAILEEIIQDHPVLLNRAPTLHRLGIQAFQPLLIEGKAIRLHPLVCSAFNADFDGDQMAVHVPLSYEAQVEARLLMMANHNVLHPAHGRPITVPSQDMVLGLYYLTKRKVGEPLEWKTFSSPEELIVARNDGKIGLHTQIRVRIRGMLVETTVGRVIFNRILPPQVQSSRYFNEMLAKKRIEEIIYQCILNTGIGPTAVFLDRLKELGFTQAMMAGISVGLSDVEIPSAKDKLIEAAYKKVEEVQNQYEDGIITDGERYNKIIDIWTHTSTDVAEVMFSKLRDAEAGFNPIFMMADSGARGSKEQIRQLAGMRGLMAKPQKSLTGQKGEIIESPITANFKEGLSVLEYFISTHGARKGLADTALKTADAGYLTRRLVDVAQDVIVRDVDCGTLRGIFLEEAQEGEEVTEQLHERVMGRVLSEPIFDPVTGEKILDANTVVKEREAAIIAKAGVTRLKIRSVLTCESVRGVCAMCYGTNLATGNMVDMGEAVGVMAAQSVGEPGTQLTLRTFHIGGAASRDVSESRREAKRGGRVTFENVDFIEREDGAKISIRRSGLLKILDENNRQVARYKLPYGAQVFVKEAQTVVDNELLFEWDPYSDSILASTGGTVHYVDIREDVTFHQMVDEQTGMKHKVIIESKDRKLNPHVVIVGPNGERLANHILPISSHLLVSDGDPIKTGEPLAKMPRKSQSIRDITGGLPRVTELFEARRPKDPATVAEIDGIVRFGGLKRGVRMVTVTSLDGQTERKYAVPYGKHILVHDHDRVSAGEKITEGSVVPQDILAIQGAWKVQEYLVKEIQEVYRSQGVRINDKHIEVIVRQMLQKVRIEDPGDTDYLEGDHVDGLKFIRANEKMLNKIVVEELGDAPWRMGNLVEKTDFNRENRKLRTAGGMEAKGRPAKPATSTSVLLGITQASLSTESFISAASFQETTRVLTDAAISKKTDLLSGLKENVIMGHLIPAGTGLAQYHKLRSRRPTEEEEELAKDFRISAPGISADTVERGIEELGSEEMIPEKRQD, from the coding sequence ATGTTGCCGCTTTACGCGACAGACGAAGTCGAACAGGGAAACTTTTCAAAGATCTCCATCAGTCTTGCCTCGCCGGACACGATTTTGTCGTGGTCGCACGGCGAGGTGACGAAGCCGGAAACGATCAACTACCGCAGCTACAAGCCGGAAAAAGACGGCCTGTTCTGCGAAAAGATTTTCGGACCGGTGAAGGATTGGGAGTGCCACTGCGGGAAATACCGCGGCATCCGCTACAAGGGCATTGTGTGCGATCGCTGCGGCGTGGAAGTGACAAAAAAGGATGTCCGCCGCAAGCGCATGGGACATATCAGTCTCGCGGTGCCCGTGGTGCACATCTGGTATTTCCGCAGCCTGCCGTCCAAGATCAGCTACGTGCTGAACATCAGCACACGCGATCTGGAACGGATCATCTACTACGAATCGTTCGCGGTGATTCAGCCGGGGCGGAGCGCGCTGAGGCGCAAGGATCTACTGAGCGAGGCTGAATACCTGGACGTGATCGCCGAACTCGGGCCGCAGGAAGACGTGCCCGCGGAAGAGCGCTTTGTGGCCAAGATGGGCGGCGAAGCGGTGCGCGACCTGCTGGCGACGGAGGAAATCGACACGATCGCCGGCGAGTTGCGGGCGCAGATCAAGACCGAGACGAGCGCGCAACGCAAGCACGACGCGATCAAGAAGCTGCGCGTGATCGAAGCGTTCAAAGATCAGGATGCCAGCAACTTCAATCGTCCGGAATGGATGGTCATGTCGGTGGTCCCGGTGGTCCCGCCGGACCTGCGGCCGCTGGTGCCGCTGGAAGGCGGCCGATTTGCGACGTCGGATCTGAACGACCTCTATCGCCGGGTGATTATTCGCAATAATCGCCTGAAGCGGCTGATTGAGATTCGCGCGCCCGAGGTCATTCTGCGCAATGAGAAGCGGATGCTGCAGGAAGCGGTGGATTCGCTGTTCGATAACGGCCGCAAGTCCGTGGCCGTGCGGTCCGACGGCAATCGTCCGCTGAAGAGTCTCTCGGACAACCTGAAGGGAAAGCAGGGCCGGTTCCGCCAGAACCTGCTGGGCAAGCGCGTGGACTATTCCGGCCGCTCGGTGATCGTGGTCGGGCCAGAACTCCGACTGTATCAGTGCGGTCTGCCGAAAGATATGGCCGTCGAGCTGTTCAAGCCGTTCATCATCCGTAAGCTGATTGAGTACGAACACACAAAGACGGTCAAGTCGGCCAAGCGGTTGGTCGAACGCAAGACCGATGAAGTGTGGGCGATTCTCGAAGAGATCATTCAGGACCATCCGGTGCTGTTGAATCGCGCGCCGACGCTGCACAGACTGGGAATTCAGGCGTTTCAGCCGTTGCTCATCGAAGGCAAGGCGATCCGGCTGCACCCGTTGGTATGCTCCGCGTTCAACGCCGACTTCGACGGTGACCAGATGGCCGTGCACGTACCGCTCTCGTACGAGGCGCAGGTGGAAGCGCGGCTGCTGATGATGGCGAATCACAACGTGCTGCATCCGGCGCATGGACGCCCGATTACCGTGCCGTCGCAGGACATGGTGCTCGGTCTGTATTATCTGACCAAGCGCAAGGTCGGCGAACCGCTGGAATGGAAGACGTTCTCGTCTCCGGAAGAGTTGATCGTGGCGCGCAACGACGGCAAGATCGGCCTGCATACGCAAATTCGCGTGCGCATCCGCGGCATGCTGGTCGAGACCACGGTGGGCCGCGTGATCTTCAATCGCATTCTGCCGCCGCAGGTGCAGTCGTCGCGGTATTTCAACGAGATGCTGGCGAAGAAGCGTATCGAAGAAATCATCTACCAGTGTATCCTGAACACCGGAATCGGACCGACGGCAGTGTTCCTGGACCGGCTGAAGGAGCTGGGATTCACGCAGGCGATGATGGCGGGGATTTCCGTCGGACTGTCCGACGTCGAGATTCCGTCGGCGAAGGACAAGCTGATCGAGGCCGCCTACAAGAAGGTGGAGGAGGTCCAGAATCAGTATGAGGACGGAATCATCACCGACGGTGAGCGGTACAACAAGATCATCGATATCTGGACGCATACCTCGACGGACGTGGCCGAGGTCATGTTCTCGAAGCTGCGGGACGCGGAAGCGGGCTTCAACCCGATTTTCATGATGGCCGACTCGGGCGCCCGCGGTTCGAAAGAGCAGATTCGGCAGCTGGCGGGCATGCGCGGGCTGATGGCGAAGCCGCAGAAGTCGTTGACGGGACAAAAGGGCGAGATTATCGAAAGCCCGATTACCGCGAACTTCAAAGAAGGACTGAGCGTGCTCGAGTACTTCATCTCGACGCACGGCGCGCGCAAAGGTCTTGCGGATACGGCACTCAAGACGGCGGATGCGGGCTACCTGACGCGACGTCTGGTGGACGTGGCGCAAGACGTGATTGTCCGAGACGTGGACTGCGGTACCTTGCGCGGGATCTTCCTTGAAGAAGCGCAGGAAGGCGAAGAAGTTACCGAGCAGTTGCACGAACGTGTGATGGGCCGGGTGCTGTCCGAGCCGATCTTCGATCCGGTCACCGGGGAGAAGATCCTCGACGCGAACACGGTCGTCAAGGAGCGCGAGGCGGCGATCATTGCCAAGGCCGGAGTGACGCGGCTGAAGATTCGTTCGGTGTTGACCTGTGAATCCGTGCGCGGTGTCTGCGCCATGTGTTACGGCACGAACCTCGCCACCGGAAACATGGTGGACATGGGCGAGGCGGTTGGCGTCATGGCCGCGCAGTCCGTGGGCGAGCCCGGTACCCAGCTGACCCTGCGCACGTTCCATATCGGCGGCGCCGCGTCGCGCGATGTGTCTGAATCGCGGCGCGAGGCCAAGCGCGGCGGCCGGGTAACGTTCGAAAACGTGGACTTCATCGAACGCGAAGACGGAGCGAAGATCTCGATCCGCCGTTCGGGTCTGTTGAAGATCCTTGACGAGAACAATCGCCAGGTGGCCCGTTACAAACTGCCCTATGGAGCGCAGGTATTCGTCAAGGAAGCGCAGACGGTCGTTGACAACGAGTTGCTGTTCGAATGGGATCCGTATTCGGACTCCATTCTGGCATCGACGGGCGGCACGGTACACTATGTGGACATCCGGGAGGATGTGACGTTCCACCAGATGGTGGACGAGCAGACCGGAATGAAGCACAAGGTGATCATCGAGTCCAAGGATCGCAAGCTCAATCCGCATGTGGTCATTGTCGGTCCGAATGGCGAACGCCTGGCCAATCATATCCTGCCGATCAGTTCGCATTTGTTGGTCAGTGACGGTGACCCGATCAAGACCGGTGAGCCGTTGGCGAAGATGCCGCGCAAGTCGCAGAGCATCCGCGACATTACCGGCGGTCTGCCGCGAGTGACGGAACTTTTCGAAGCGCGGCGGCCCAAGGATCCGGCGACGGTCGCCGAAATCGACGGGATCGTGCGGTTCGGCGGCCTCAAGCGCGGCGTGCGCATGGTAACGGTCACATCGCTGGATGGTCAGACCGAGCGCAAGTACGCGGTGCCTTACGGCAAGCATATTCTGGTGCATGACCACGACCGCGTGTCCGCCGGTGAGAAGATCACGGAAGGTTCGGTGGTGCCGCAGGATATCCTGGCGATTCAGGGTGCCTGGAAGGTGCAGGAGTACCTGGTCAAGGAAATCCAGGAGGTCTATCGCTCGCAGGGCGTGCGGATCAACGACAAACACATCGAGGTGATCGTTCGCCAGATGCTGCAAAAGGTTCGCATCGAGGATCCGGGCGATACGGATTATCTTGAAGGCGACCATGTCGATGGCCTCAAGTTTATCCGAGCCAACGAGAAGATGTTGAACAAGATTGTGGTGGAGGAGCTGGGCGATGCCCCGTGGCGGATGGGGAATCTCGTCGAGAAGACGGACTTCAACCGCGAAAACCGCAAGCTGCGCACCGCGGGAGGCATGGAGGCCAAGGGGCGACCGGCCAAACCCGCTACCTCGACATCGGTGCTGCTGGGAATCACTCAGGCCAGCTTGTCCACCGAGAGCTTTATTTCGGCGGCGAGCTTCCAAGAGACGACCCGTGTACTGACGGACGCCGCGATCTCCAAGAAGACCGACCTGTTGTCCGGATTGAAAGAAAACGTGATTATGGGTCACCTGATTCCCGCCGGGACAGGTCTGGCCCAGTATCACAAGCTGCGGTCACGCCGTCCCACGGAGGAAGAGGAAGAACTTGCGAAGGACTTCCGGATTTCCGCGCCAGGGATTTCGGCGGACACCGTCGAACGGGGAATTGAAGAGCTCGGCAGTGAGGAGATGATTCCGGAAAAGAGGCAGGACTGA
- the rpsS gene encoding 30S ribosomal protein S19, whose protein sequence is MARSLKKGPYIETRLESRIQEMNSRNEKKVLKTWSRRSMISPDFVGHTLAVHNGKKFLPIYITENMVGHKLGEFAPTRTFKGHTAKKAEKTVAKK, encoded by the coding sequence GTGGCTCGTTCGCTTAAAAAAGGTCCGTACATTGAAACGCGGCTCGAGTCGCGCATTCAGGAAATGAACTCGAGGAACGAGAAGAAAGTGCTGAAGACCTGGTCGCGGCGCTCGATGATTTCTCCGGATTTCGTCGGTCATACGCTGGCCGTGCACAACGGCAAGAAGTTTCTTCCGATCTACATCACCGAAAACATGGTCGGTCACAAGCTCGGCGAGTTTGCGCCGACGCGGACCTTCAAAGGCCACACGGCCAAGAAGGCCGAAAAGACCGTCGCGAAGAAGTAA
- the rpsJ gene encoding 30S ribosomal protein S10, which produces MKKGYIRIRLKSYDHNLIDKSTEKIIQTAKTTGALISGPIPLPTRRSVVTVNRSPHVDKKSREQFETRVHKRLIDIHNSTPRTIDALIRIELPAGVDIEIKT; this is translated from the coding sequence CTGAAAAAGGGCTACATTCGTATCCGGTTGAAGAGTTACGATCATAACCTGATCGACAAATCAACCGAGAAAATCATCCAAACCGCCAAGACCACGGGCGCGCTCATCTCCGGGCCGATTCCGTTGCCAACGCGGCGCTCCGTCGTCACCGTGAACCGCTCGCCGCACGTCGATAAGAAGTCGCGTGAACAGTTCGAGACGCGGGTGCACAAGCGGCTGATCGACATCCACAATTCCACGCCCCGGACCATCGATGCGCTGATTCGTATTGAATTGCCGGCCGGCGTCGATATCGAGATCAAGACATGA
- the rplB gene encoding 50S ribosomal protein L2 — protein sequence MPVKKFKPLTPVQRFRTVLVRTEISKEGPERRLLGALPKSGGRNNRGRATNINTGGGHKRSYRTIDFRRDKLDIPATVARLEYDPNRTANIALLFYADGEKRYIIAPVGLKAGDRVVSSRTGNDVRLGNALPLEKIPMGSFVHNIEMKVGKGGQIARSAGAGAQLTAIDGKYALLKMPSGEMRKIPAACLATVGQVGNLDHEKVTSGKAGRTRWLGRRPHTRAVAKNPIDHPMGGGEGRSSGGRHPCTPWGKPTKGYKTRNPRKKSSELIVRRRNVQTRG from the coding sequence ATGCCTGTAAAGAAATTCAAACCTCTGACACCCGTACAGCGCTTCCGCACCGTGCTAGTGCGTACCGAGATCTCGAAAGAGGGTCCGGAACGCCGCCTGCTGGGCGCGCTGCCCAAGTCGGGAGGTCGCAACAACCGCGGACGCGCCACCAACATCAATACCGGCGGCGGCCATAAGCGGAGCTACCGGACCATCGACTTCCGCCGCGACAAGCTGGACATCCCCGCGACGGTCGCCCGGCTGGAATACGATCCGAACCGCACGGCGAATATCGCGCTGCTATTCTACGCTGACGGGGAAAAGCGGTACATTATCGCCCCCGTCGGACTAAAGGCCGGTGATCGCGTGGTCTCATCGCGAACGGGCAATGACGTGCGGCTGGGGAATGCGTTGCCGCTCGAGAAGATTCCGATGGGTTCATTCGTCCACAATATCGAAATGAAAGTCGGCAAAGGCGGTCAGATCGCCCGCTCCGCCGGCGCCGGCGCGCAATTGACCGCGATCGACGGCAAGTACGCCCTGTTGAAAATGCCGTCAGGCGAAATGCGGAAGATCCCGGCGGCCTGTTTGGCTACGGTCGGTCAGGTCGGCAATCTCGATCACGAAAAGGTCACGTCGGGCAAGGCCGGGCGCACTCGCTGGCTGGGTCGCAGACCGCATACCCGCGCGGTGGCCAAGAATCCAATCGATCATCCGATGGGCGGCGGCGAAGGCCGCTCGTCCGGCGGCCGTCACCCCTGTACGCCGTGGGGAAAGCCGACCAAGGGCTATAAGACGCGCAATCCGCGCAAGAAATCCAGCGAACTGATTGTTCGCCGCCGTAACGTGCAGACGCGAGGGTAA
- the rpsG gene encoding 30S ribosomal protein S7: MSRRKRIVKREILPDPKYNSTEVTAFINGLLRRGKRSISESIVYGAFEIIEAKAKQNPLEVFDSAMKNASPVVEVKSRRVGGSTYQVPVEVKTMRRRALAIRWILIYARQRGDKTMAQKLAMEFMAAAKGEGGAIKKRDDTHKMAEANKAFAHFRW, encoded by the coding sequence ATGTCCAGAAGAAAACGCATCGTCAAGCGCGAAATCCTGCCGGATCCGAAGTACAATTCGACCGAGGTTACCGCGTTCATCAACGGCCTGTTACGCCGCGGCAAACGCTCGATTTCCGAGAGTATCGTTTACGGCGCTTTCGAAATCATCGAAGCCAAGGCCAAGCAGAATCCGCTCGAAGTGTTTGACTCGGCGATGAAGAACGCATCACCGGTCGTCGAGGTCAAGAGTCGCCGAGTCGGCGGTTCGACCTATCAAGTGCCGGTGGAAGTCAAGACCATGCGTCGGCGCGCCCTGGCCATTCGATGGATCTTGATCTACGCTCGTCAACGCGGAGACAAGACCATGGCGCAGAAGCTGGCGATGGAATTCATGGCCGCGGCGAAGGGCGAAGGCGGCGCGATCAAGAAGCGTGACGATACGCACAAGATGGCGGAAGCGAACAAGGCGTTTGCGCATTTCCGCTGGTAG
- the rplW gene encoding 50S ribosomal protein L23, translating into MLHKRSVLRKPLLTEKIAGLQDTRNQYAFEVDPMANKVEIRRAVELKYGVKVTEVNTMVVRGKVKRLGRFTGKRADWKKAIITLKAGERIELAQNV; encoded by the coding sequence ATGCTGCATAAACGCTCCGTCCTCCGCAAGCCATTGCTGACCGAAAAGATCGCCGGTCTGCAGGACACTCGCAACCAGTACGCGTTTGAAGTCGATCCGATGGCCAATAAGGTCGAGATTCGGCGGGCCGTCGAACTGAAGTACGGGGTTAAGGTCACCGAAGTGAATACGATGGTCGTGCGCGGCAAAGTCAAGCGGCTGGGACGGTTTACCGGCAAGCGCGCCGACTGGAAGAAGGCGATCATCACCCTCAAGGCCGGCGAGCGCATTGAACTCGCGCAGAATGTGTAA